Proteins from a single region of Macrotis lagotis isolate mMagLag1 chromosome 2, bilby.v1.9.chrom.fasta, whole genome shotgun sequence:
- the BPIFC gene encoding BPI fold-containing family C protein isoform X1, producing MESEKLLVLWGCFLLWNPLIQSTQLYPGIKVRITQKGLNYGVQAGIEEIELLVKKNGIPDFKGSESLEFLKVDYIDYNFSNIKINTFSFPNISLTPVSGTGVKALSNHGSTNISMGWEVTSPLFSKDEGGANLFLAEIFFSGLINLSRSDTGHPTMKLEDCYIQVGHAQISFSGELSGLYNSFAEPMEKPILKTLNKKLCPIIMDQVEVISANMSSLEVVTKFGENILLDYSLLEPPEITQSFIDLNLKGTFYPVGNLTDPPFQPVPFTLPDRSNSMLYIGISDYFLKSASFTYFITGALNITLTTKELSKHIIQNPQGIGILFSQIAELYIMSRPLMMRVLATEPPEVNLEPNNFTLNIPGSVVMLTKPENATEEAIVSMDFMASTSVSLAILRQHLICSLSLNRFRLTGPESNRSSIEVLRFENIFSSILHFGVFPLANARLQQGFPLPNPHQVSLVNSDIEVHKGYLLISTDLRYYPLWRKQKVRTF from the exons ATGGAGTCAGAGAAGCTCCTGGTCCTTTGGGGCTGTTTCCTCTTGTGGAATCCACTCATCCAATCAACTCAGCTTTACCCTGGGATCAAAGTGAGGATTACTCAGAAGGGCCTAAACTATG GTGTGCAGGCTGGCATAGAAGAAATTGAGCTGCTGGTAAAGAAAAATGGTATTCCTGATTTCAAAGGCTCTGAATCTCTTGAATTTTTAAAGGTTGACTACATTGACTATAATTTTTCAAA CATAAAAATCAATACCTTctcatttccaaatatttcattaACCCCCGTGTCTGGCACTGGAGTTAAAGCATTAAGCAATCACGGTTCGACAAACATCAGCATGGGATGGGAAGTAACATCTCCACTTTT TAGCAAAGATGAAGGAGGAGCTAATCTGTTTCTAGCTGAGATATTTTTCTCGGGTCTCATTAACCTATCCCGGAGTGATACAGGCCATCCAACCATGAAGCTAGAAGACTGCTATATTCAAGTTGGACATGCCCAAATCTCATTTTCAGGAGAACTCAG tggTCTATACAACTCCTTTGCTGAACCAATGGAGAAACCTATTTTGAAGACCTTGAATAAAAAG TTGTGTCCAATTATCATGGATCAAGTTGAAGTTATAAGTGCCAATATGAGCTCTCTGGAAG TTGTAACCAAGTTTGGTGAGAACATCCTGCTAGACTATTCCCTTTTGGAGCCTCCAGAAATTACCCAGTCATTCATTGACCTGAATTTGAAG GGCACATTCTACCCAGTGGGAAATCTTACTGACCCTCCCTTCCAACCTGTTCCATTCACACTCCCAGACCGCAGTAATTCAATGCTTTATATTGGAATCTCAGACTATTTCCTTAAGTCGGCATCATTTACTTATTTCATAACTGGAGCTTTAAATATCACTCTGACAACAAAAGAG CTATCCAAGCATATAATTCAAAACCCCCAGGGCATTGGGATTTTGTTTTCTCAG ATTGCAGAACTCTATATAATGAGCCGACCACTGATGATGAGGGTTCTGGCCACGGAACCGCCAGAGGTCAATTTAGAGCCGAACAATTTTACCCTCAACATCCCCGGTTCAGTTGTGATGCTGACTAAACCTGAAAATGCCACTGAGGAAGCTATCGTCTCCATGGATTTT ATGGCCAGTACGAGCGTTAGCCTGGCTATTCTGAGACAACATTTGATCTGCTCTTTATCTCTGAACAG GTTCCGTCTCACTGGACCAGAGTCTAATCGTAGCTCCATTGAG GTCCTGAGATTTGAGAACATTTTCTCTTCAATCCTTCACTTTGGAGTCTTCCCATTAGCCAATG ccaGACTACAGCAAGGTTTTCCATTGCCTAACCCACATCAGGTCTCTCTTGTCAATTCTGACATTGAAGTTCATAAG
- the BPIFC gene encoding BPI fold-containing family C protein isoform X2, which produces MESEKLLVLWGCFLLWNPLIQSTQLYPGIKVRITQKGLNYGVQAGIEEIELLVKKNGIPDFKGSESLEFLKVDYIDYNFSNIKINTFSFPNISLTPVSGTGVKALSNHGSTNISMGWEVTSPLFKDEGGANLFLAEIFFSGLINLSRSDTGHPTMKLEDCYIQVGHAQISFSGELSGLYNSFAEPMEKPILKTLNKKLCPIIMDQVEVISANMSSLEVVTKFGENILLDYSLLEPPEITQSFIDLNLKGTFYPVGNLTDPPFQPVPFTLPDRSNSMLYIGISDYFLKSASFTYFITGALNITLTTKELSKHIIQNPQGIGILFSQIAELYIMSRPLMMRVLATEPPEVNLEPNNFTLNIPGSVVMLTKPENATEEAIVSMDFMASTSVSLAILRQHLICSLSLNRFRLTGPESNRSSIEVLRFENIFSSILHFGVFPLANARLQQGFPLPNPHQVSLVNSDIEVHKGYLLISTDLRYYPLWRKQKVRTF; this is translated from the exons ATGGAGTCAGAGAAGCTCCTGGTCCTTTGGGGCTGTTTCCTCTTGTGGAATCCACTCATCCAATCAACTCAGCTTTACCCTGGGATCAAAGTGAGGATTACTCAGAAGGGCCTAAACTATG GTGTGCAGGCTGGCATAGAAGAAATTGAGCTGCTGGTAAAGAAAAATGGTATTCCTGATTTCAAAGGCTCTGAATCTCTTGAATTTTTAAAGGTTGACTACATTGACTATAATTTTTCAAA CATAAAAATCAATACCTTctcatttccaaatatttcattaACCCCCGTGTCTGGCACTGGAGTTAAAGCATTAAGCAATCACGGTTCGACAAACATCAGCATGGGATGGGAAGTAACATCTCCACTTTT CAAAGATGAAGGAGGAGCTAATCTGTTTCTAGCTGAGATATTTTTCTCGGGTCTCATTAACCTATCCCGGAGTGATACAGGCCATCCAACCATGAAGCTAGAAGACTGCTATATTCAAGTTGGACATGCCCAAATCTCATTTTCAGGAGAACTCAG tggTCTATACAACTCCTTTGCTGAACCAATGGAGAAACCTATTTTGAAGACCTTGAATAAAAAG TTGTGTCCAATTATCATGGATCAAGTTGAAGTTATAAGTGCCAATATGAGCTCTCTGGAAG TTGTAACCAAGTTTGGTGAGAACATCCTGCTAGACTATTCCCTTTTGGAGCCTCCAGAAATTACCCAGTCATTCATTGACCTGAATTTGAAG GGCACATTCTACCCAGTGGGAAATCTTACTGACCCTCCCTTCCAACCTGTTCCATTCACACTCCCAGACCGCAGTAATTCAATGCTTTATATTGGAATCTCAGACTATTTCCTTAAGTCGGCATCATTTACTTATTTCATAACTGGAGCTTTAAATATCACTCTGACAACAAAAGAG CTATCCAAGCATATAATTCAAAACCCCCAGGGCATTGGGATTTTGTTTTCTCAG ATTGCAGAACTCTATATAATGAGCCGACCACTGATGATGAGGGTTCTGGCCACGGAACCGCCAGAGGTCAATTTAGAGCCGAACAATTTTACCCTCAACATCCCCGGTTCAGTTGTGATGCTGACTAAACCTGAAAATGCCACTGAGGAAGCTATCGTCTCCATGGATTTT ATGGCCAGTACGAGCGTTAGCCTGGCTATTCTGAGACAACATTTGATCTGCTCTTTATCTCTGAACAG GTTCCGTCTCACTGGACCAGAGTCTAATCGTAGCTCCATTGAG GTCCTGAGATTTGAGAACATTTTCTCTTCAATCCTTCACTTTGGAGTCTTCCCATTAGCCAATG ccaGACTACAGCAAGGTTTTCCATTGCCTAACCCACATCAGGTCTCTCTTGTCAATTCTGACATTGAAGTTCATAAG